ACCGGCACCGCCGCGATGCTCCCGAGTCGTCCCGGGCTCACCGGCCCCGACCCTGACAGCTCCGGCCAGCACCACCCGCCACACTCACGGGTTCTCCCGTGGTGCCCTCGCGAGGAAGGGCCGACATTGGCGTAGCGCCTGCCCGACGTCGGGCCTGGCCGTTCACGAGACCGCGAGAGGCTCCGTCGAGCGAGCGCGTCGGAAAACCGAACCGACAAAAGCCCTCGCCTGGCGACGAGTCACCGCGAGTTCAGTCTCCGGTAGACCTTCGCGGCGTTCTCCGGAGTGACGAGCCGCGTGGGCAGGGTCTGCTTCTCGGGGACCGGTTCGCAGTCGATCAGCATCCTCTTGGCGGCGGTGATCGCCTCCTCACCACCGGTGGGGTAGACGAAGGTGGCCGAGAGCCTCCCCCGCTGCACGGCCTTGATGCCGCCCGAGGGGGTCGGCAGTCCGTCGATACCCACGAACTCCGTCCCGGCGGCCCGGCCCGCCGACCGCGCCGCCAGGTGGGCGCCCTCGGCCATGGGATCGTTGTGCCCGTAAACCGCGTCGACGCGGGGATGCGCCTTGAGCACCGCGTCCATCTTCGACTGGGCCTCGGCCCGCAGCCACTGCCCGTCCGCCGAGGCGATGATCTCGATCCCCGAGCCGCGGACACCGGCGCGGAACCCCCTGCCCCGTTCGGCGGCGGGGGTGGAACCCGACAGGCCGCGCAGTTCGACGACCTTTCCGCCGTCCGGGAGCAGCCGATCGGCGAAGTACTCGCCCGCCTGGCGACCGATCCTCTCGTTGTCGGCGCCGATGAACGTGCTGTAGGAATCACCGTTGACCTTGCGGTCCAGCACGACCACCGGGATGCCGCTGTTGTAGGCCCTGCTGACCACGCCGGTCAGCGGAGCCGCCTCGTTCGGGCTGACGATCAACAGATCAACCTGCTTGGTGATCAGCGTCCGGATCTGACTGACCTGTCTGGAGTTGTCCTGCGCGGCGTCGAGGAACTGCACTTCTCCGAACTGCTCGACCTTGGCGGCCGCGCGCCGGATGTCGGCGTTCATCCGCACCCGGTAGGGCTCGGCCACGTTGGCCTGACTGACACCGATGGTGTAATCCCCGGTGGGCCCCTCGCAGACCTCCTCGGGGTCCGGTCCGCCTGCCGAGCCCGCGTTGATGCTCGTGGTTCCGCAACCGGTGCTCAGCAGCGCGACGGCACAGGCCGCCGCCAGCATCGATCGTGCCTGGAATCGCATCCGGTCTCCCCTCCCGCTACCGGCTCGGCCGCAGC
The nucleotide sequence above comes from Actinopolyspora erythraea. Encoded proteins:
- a CDS encoding substrate-binding domain-containing protein, which gives rise to MRFQARSMLAAACAVALLSTGCGTTSINAGSAGGPDPEEVCEGPTGDYTIGVSQANVAEPYRVRMNADIRRAAAKVEQFGEVQFLDAAQDNSRQVSQIRTLITKQVDLLIVSPNEAAPLTGVVSRAYNSGIPVVVLDRKVNGDSYSTFIGADNERIGRQAGEYFADRLLPDGGKVVELRGLSGSTPAAERGRGFRAGVRGSGIEIIASADGQWLRAEAQSKMDAVLKAHPRVDAVYGHNDPMAEGAHLAARSAGRAAGTEFVGIDGLPTPSGGIKAVQRGRLSATFVYPTGGEEAITAAKRMLIDCEPVPEKQTLPTRLVTPENAAKVYRRLNSR